In the genome of Serratia symbiotica (Periphyllus acericola), the window CTCACCATCAAGAAAGTCGTACGTTCCGACATTTTTGCCAGCACATTGGCCGGATCAAGATGTTTACCGTTTGATGGCACAGAGTTAACTAAATCCGCCCCTAAATGAAATCACTGGATATCAAATGAATGGCTTCTTTCTGGGTAGTTATCTCTAACCCAGTGCGTTAATTCATTGGCGATAGTTTGAGAAATACAAATTGCCCCATCAAACTGAGTTATACAGCTTAACCATTTCTCATAGGTATCATTTGCACCAGGGAAAAATGCATCCTGTGCTAATATTGGCAATAAATCATACACAACAAAATGCACGTTAATGCCACGGTAATGTATTTCACGTAAAAAATCTTGCTTAGACAGAACGATACTTGACTGAAGATCTAACCCTAAGAAAATATCGCCCTGCCAGGTTTCCATTGGACTATCCTCTGTCCAATTTGCAGGGATATCAAGAAACTGTCAGGTAAAGTTCCGCGCATAACGATATCCCCGGGAGGATTCCGTTGCATATACCGGTTTAACAATCCATCCTTCTGGTGGACTATGTAATTCCTGACTCCAAATTCCAGGTAACTCTGCCGTCGCAAGATCCAGATGAGCAACAACCCCTGAGATAAAAAAGTCATGAAGGACTACAACACCTGGGTAGTCATATAACAATTTTAACATGTACGCATGAAAAGTAGAATTACCAAAGTGATACAAAGTGTGTTCATATTGATCGATATTTTCTTCGAAGAACTTAACATCCCTGATATTACAGTTGGCAATAATATAAGGATCTGTTATTTTTCTTATCCTGTTATACAATCACATCAATGACATAATGTCTACTTAATGCTGAGATTAATTCAGCACTGTAATCAGCAATACCAATTTTAGCCGGTGGCAATGGTAATATAAAAGCTAAACACCGCCGCCTATCAGATATAATTGGTGCAATGGTGGCTTGCGAGCTATATTTTTCTCATGGAGCCTTTACAAGGCTTTCCGTGCATTATTAGCCTAGATAACCCAGGAGAAAGCCTGTGCCTGTGATTCAGCATGCTTCTCTAAAGATACTTTAAAATCACTATCCGTTAAAATTTTTTCTATTTTATCTGCAATATCCTGGCTATGATAAGGATCAAATAACGCCTATTCATTGCCAATAACTTCAGGAATACTTGACAGGTTTACACCAATAACAGCCTTTCCACAACACATAGCCTGTAGCACCGGCAAGCCGAAACCTTTATGCTATGAAGGGAAAATAGAGAAATCACAAATATTGTACAAACCAATTAAATTAAGCTCAGAAATATAGCCAGTAAAGATGACATCCTGTTTATCCAGACCATACTCTTTACACAATCTATATAATTGATAGCGATCCGCATTCTGTAGGGAGCAAACAATCGCTAATTGATGTTTCGCTCTCAATTTTTTAGGCAATAAAGAAAAGGCTTTTAGTAATCTTTCTATGTTTTTTCTATGATCGATCCCGCCAGTATACAAAATGAATGAGGTATTCAAACTGTATCTATTAGAAATAGCCAAACGCTCATTTTCAGAGAATTCTAGTTTTTGAATTCTTTAGCACAGGCGGTTGAGATATTAACGACATCACTCTCATTGAACCCTAAGTATTTAACAGCTTCATGGCCTGAAGAATTAGAAATTGATAATAACAAATTCGCGCGTCGTATGTGATCTATCTACTCTAAGTACCAGTTTTCAACAACACTATTTTTTAAATATAGATCATTGTGGATCAGTGGAATAAGATCGTAAAGAATGACGGCGGTTGGGATCTTAGTATTAATACTTCCAATACTAGTCACAGCATCATCAGACAACCCTTCAAATAATGAAGTGATCAATATAACATCAGGAAACAGTTTTGTAATAAAGTCTTCTCTAATTTTTTCATTTGTTTTTTTCCGCGCTTCATTACTCTTATCTATAGCACGAACGGGGCCAGATCAGCTCCAAACAACAATATTTTCCTTAAGCATATAACGACCAAACTCATTACAGATACTGCTAATGATCTCAGATAGCATACCATTTAGTAAAAGAAATGTTTCATTATTTTCTTTCGAATCAAGCAGATTCTTAACTAGATCTGACGTGTATCGACCAATTCCTCTTTTAGCATTGCTCGCCTGTAGTCCTTGCATATCAATGACTATACGCATTAATGCTTCCTCGCACCATCACTTGCTTTTTTCTTTAAAGCCTTATAAATAGCGCTTGCTTTTGGTGACAATTGAGATTCAGAGCATGAAAAACTCTTCTGTGAATTATATGCCCCCCCTGTCTATTGAATTTATCTAATACCTTCTTGATATAACTATAAAATCCTATTTTATTTATTATTTTTAGTATTATTCTTTTTAATTTTGGTTTGCTTTTTAAGATACTGATGAGTCTTTTTGCAAAAACAATGAGTTTCCTATTAATATCAGTTTTTACCCATGAGAGGCAATTGTTAAAGTCAATTTTTGATACTGACTTAATACATAATTTTACCCCATGAAAATAGCACTGAGGGGTGCAATCAGTTTCCATGATGTACTGGCATAGACATCCGATAAATTCGCTTTCAACTCGGTATTTTCTTTCTTAACCAGGAGATTTAACCTCTCTATAGCATCGTCTAAATTAGAAATTTTCTCGTCCCTAATTATTAATAATTTATTAATTTTTTGATGATATTGGGTTGATAGCTCTTGCAGTCCCATGCCATAGTTAGAGTTAGCATCAAAAGCTGCATCCAGCAAACTTAATGTGGCTAGTTCCCCTTGCGTTTGAGCAACCACGCTATAATCAGGACTCACACCGCCAAGTATATCGATGATTTGAATATCTTCCTTAGAACTGAGACTCTTATCTTCCTGAAGGCGTAATATTTTATTACGCTCAAAACCTTCATGCTCGACAAGAAAACTCAATAGCGCACTTGGGATAGGGGCTACGTGCGTCGGATCAAGATAAAAATTATTAGTTGATACAATAATATTTTCAGGATTAGGCGTCTCCATAATCAGCAGTCCCCCTGTTTTTAGTATCCTGAAAGACTCCTCAACTAATCGTTTAACATTATAAAATCCAATATGTTAAACTAGATGAAATTACGATACTATGGCCACTGACTGATCAGCCATGCTCTCCAAAAATAGAGATAACATCACTTGTTTTAACATTTAATCCAAGATCGCGGCAGTATGAAAGCATTCCTTCATCATGGTCAATGCCAATGCCGTCAAACCCGATGGATTGCATAATCTCTAGCCATTCACCACGTCCACACCCAAGATCAATAAGAGTCTCACCAAGATAAATATCCTTCAGTGGCTCAATGAATGGCATATAAACATTCAAGCGCTCTTTTATTGATTCACTGCTGCCACGATGCTTATTCTCAAAGGAACTATAAAAACTATCTTTCATTAACTTCTACCTCAGCGGGCAACCAAACTGTGCCTACAAATGCGTCTTTATTAATATTAATTACGTTAAACACTAGCGCTAAATCACGCCATTAGTAACTTTTATTAATATAGGTATCACAGTCGTGAAGCGCAACTGCAATGGAATATTTACCTTCACCTAGGTTCATACATAATTTGAAATCAAATTCTATTTCTTTTCCCGCATGAAGATCACTCAGTGCTTTTCCAATATGAAAAGTATTAGTTCCGAAAATAGGTTGTCCAAGTCGATCTTTAATCATATATCCGAGGATAAGCTCTGGAATATTCTTCTCAACTTTCACAGTTATTTTTAAATTCACTCTTTCGCTAACTCTGACGATCTCAACAGGATTATTATCATAGGAATATAAACCAATAGCCGAGACTTTCGCATATCCAGAACCAGAGATTGTCTGTATTCTTCCTGATTCAGTGTGCGCTTGCTTGATCGTCAACGCTGTTTCTGATTTCTCCGCAAGCATGGCATTGTAATAATCCATGATAGCTTCAGGCTACCCGTCTTTCTCAATCTTTCCAGCGTTAAGTAAAATTTCTCTATCGCAAATGTATTGTATCACAATTTTATCATGGGAGACTATAAGCAACGTTATACCTTTACTTATAAATCTGCGGATGCGGTCAAAGCTCTTATGCTGAAAGTAAGCATCACCAACATATTATGCCTCATCAACAATCAAAATATCAGGTCTGACAGCCGTAGCAACACTAAAAGCTAACTGCATCTGCATGCCACTGGAGTAAACCCTGACAGGCTGTTATATATATTCTCCAATTTCTGCAAATGCTTCAATTTCAGGCATTAGCCCTATCGATATCATTGTTGTTAAGACCTAACAGTTGTCCTGACATATAAACATTCTGTCTGCCTGTGAAGTCAGGGTGGAACCCCATCCCTAATTCAAGCAATGCCGCCACCCGCACAGTGATTTTTATTTTTCCTATGGTAGGCTGGATCGTATCTTTAATCAATTTTAATAGAGTGCTCTTACCAGCATAATTGATACCAATAATGCCAACAGCTTCACAAGAGTGAACGGTGAAATTTATATTCTTCAAAACCCACACTTTCTAATGTTTAACAACTTTATAAGGTGAAATCCATTCAATCAATCGGCCAAAGCGTGATGAATATTTCTTATAGGCTTTGCCAACGATATTTACAGAAATTGTTCCAATTATAATTCATCTACCATATCAGCCGCATGCTTTCTAAAAAGATGCATACCTAAAATACACAGCACAAACGCTTCCATCATTACGGGCCAAACACTTCCCCATTCGATGGATTGTTGATGAATAACAACACGCTGATAGTTATCAACCAATACTGTCATATGGTTATATTTTAATATATCCTGCGCCCATACAGGTAATGTACTTAACACGTAAACGAACGATAGGGGTGAACCAAAACCAAAATTGCAGCAGTACAGCAACAAGTTTCCCAATATCGCGGAAAAAACATTAATAACCCCCAATGCTACGCCTAAACCTAAAGCAAATACCACCTAAATAATTAACAGCGGAATCATTTCCACGACGTAAATAAAATGAAAAATCCCAGTAATAATTAAGAAAATAATAAAAATGGAAAATATGATAGTGAAATTAATTATTGCAGATAGGGCTAGAATAATTGGCAGGCATATACGAGGGAAAATTAATTTTTTTAACAAACCAGCACGCTCGATAAAAATATTTTGGCTTCGACTAAGAATTTCAGAAAATAATCCCCATGTAATTATACCTACGCAAAGATAAACACTGTAAGAGTATGTACCCCCCGTGCCAGGAAGGCGCTTTTTCATGATTTGAGAGAAAATTAGCGTATAGACAAGAATCATTGACAATGGCTGCAAAGTCAGCCATGTTGCGCCTAACATACTCATTTTGTAACGAATTTAAAATTCTCTTTTTACACTACCAAGAATGAAATCTCGATAACGATATATAGTCAGTAATAACTCTTTCATCATTATTTTCCGCCAAGGAATTTCAATATTTCTATCGTTTTTTCATTCATTAGGGTAATATTCCCTCTTGACTCTACATTCAGACGTACTACTTGCTCGGTATTTGATGTCCTTAGATTAAACTGCCAGTCTGAAAACTCAATACTGATACCATCAGTCAAATCAATCCGCAAGGCGTCATGCTCATAAACATCCCTAATATCTTGTATTTTCTGGGAGGCATCGGTTAATTCACGATTAATTTCACCCGAAGCCGGATAGGCTTGAATGCGATCACCAACCAGTTGGCTCAATGTCTTTTCTTTGGCGGAAAGCAACGCAGCCACCAGCAACCATGGGATCATACCGCTGTCGCAATAGGCAAAATCACGGAAGTAATGGTGCGCACTCATCTCCCCGCCGTAGATAGCGTCTTCTTTACGCATCCGTTCTTTAATAAATGCATGGCCAGTTTTAGACATAACCGGAACCCCCCCTGCTTGGTTAACAATATCAATGGTATTCCAGGATAAGCGAGGATCGTGGATAATCTTGGCACCTGGGTTGGTGTGCAAGAAAGCCTGCGCTAGCAGCCCGACGATGTAATAGCCTTCGATAAAACTTCCTTGCTCATCGAACAGGAAACAGCGGTCAAAGTCACCATCAAAAGCGATGCCCATATCGGCCTGATGCGCCAGCACCGCTTTAGCCGTATCGTCACGGCATTCAGGCAATAATGGGTTAGGAATACCGTTCGGGAAATTACCATCCGGCTGATGATGCACTTTCACAAAAGAGACAGGGATTTTGTCGCGCTTAAAACGGCGCTCAATCTCATCAATGACGTGCCCAGCCGCGCCGTTGCCAGAGTTGATAACCAGCTTCATTGGCTTCAACGCCGTTGTATCGATATAACTCAATATATGATTAACGTACTCGTTCAAGATCGTTATTTGCTGATAGCTACCGCGTTTGTTTGCTGCAACCGGAGGAAATGCATTTTCTTGCGCCAACTGTTTGATTGCACGCAGGCCGGTATCGCCACTTATTGGCTGTGCGTTGGCGCGTACCAGTTTCATACCGTTGTAATTCATTGGGTTGTGACTTGCGGTCACTTCTATACCCCCATCCATGCCAAGATGGAAAGTAGCAAAATAGACCTCTTCGGTTCCGCTCACTCCGATGTCATACACATCAGCACCTGCATCTTGCAGCCCATTCGCTAACGCCAACTTAAGAGCCTCACTGGTCAAGCGTACATCTCCGCCGACAATCACACTTAGCGGCTTAAGATATTTCCCATAAGCTCGGCCGATGCGGTAGGCAATATCTTCGTTCAGTTCTTCACCAAGTTGACCACGAATATCATATGCTTTAAAACAAGTTAGGCTATTCATTAAAACCTCAAGATTTAGCAACGACCGTAATGATCTTTGATGAGAATAATGTCATCTTTCCCCAAATAAAAACCCGCCTGCACTTCAATCAGTTCCAAAGGTATATTACCTGGGTTTTCTAAACGGTGAACCACGCCAATGGGAATGAATGTCGACTGATTTTCAGTCAATAGGAAAGTTTTATCTCCGGTTGTCACTCTGGCCGTACCTGCAAGCACCACCCAATGCTCAGTATGATGATGGTGTATCTGAAAGGATAACGCTTCGCCTGGGTTCACGGTAATGCGGTTTATACAGAAACGTTTTTTGGCAATCAAGATATCGCAGATGCCCCATTGCCGGTAAACTTCACTATGTCTTCTATATTCGCTGCGATTGTGTTTTTTCAGATATTCAACCACTTTTTTGACATCCTGTACCTTTGATTTATCAACCACCAGTACAGCATCCTTGGTATTAACAATCACCAGATTGTCGACGCCAACAGCAGCCACCAATTTTTCATCGGTATTGATATAGCAGTCATGAGTGTTATGCAGGAAGATATCACCAGTTAATGCGTTGTCGTCCTCGTCCTTCGAGCTGACTTCCCACAAAGCAGACCATGATCCAACATCACTCCATCCGGCATCTAGCGGTATCATGACGGCATCCTGGGTTTTCTCCATCACCGCATAATCGATAGATTCATCAGGGCAGCACGCAAAGGTGTCTTGTTTAACGTTGATGAAATTCTTATCGCACCCGGTATAACCCAGAGCGTGCTGGCAGGCAGCCAAAATATCTGGCCGAAACTTCTCCAATTCCTCTAAATAGCGCTTGGCACGGAACATGAACATGCCGCTGTTCCAAAAATATTCTCCAGAATCCACGTAATTTTGGGCGGTGGCAAGATCGGGTTTTTCGACAAAACGCTTTACGCAAGTCGCAGAAACATGCTCACCCCAGCTTTCGCCACGCTGGATATAGCCATATCCTGTTTCCGGCCCGGTGGGCACAATACCGAATGTCACCAGGCTTTGCCCCGCAGCAAAAGCCTGTGCTGCCTCGATAGCCGCATGAAACGCCTCAATATCCTTGATGATATGATCCGCCGCCAAGACCAGCATTATGGGATCGTGCCCTTGCGCAAGGGCACTTAGCGCTGCCAGCGCGATCGCTGGCGCAGTATTGCGTCCTACCGGTTCCAAGATGATGTTGTGTGACAACATGTCGATTTGACGCAGTTGTTCAGCCACCATAAAGCGGTGATCCTGATTACAGATTACGACAGGTTCACTAATCTCAATACCATCAAGGCGGTTTAATGTTTCCTGCAACATTGAATGGAAGCTATGCAAACGCAGAAATTGCTTTGGATGAAGTTCACGGGACATCGGCCACAAACGGCTACCGGTGCCGCCTGCCATAATTACAGGTAATAACATTTCTAATCCTTTATCACAGTCCGTAAAGTAATCTAATAAATACAATAAATTAAATAAATATCACTGTGTGTATGTGCGCATTCTTAACGCGGCTAGCGGGCTGAAACTTCTAGCATTTCAAACGACGAATGGGTTACCCGTAGCTCAACAAGCCACAGCTTACCCATCAGTAGGCAAGCTACCGCCCTTGGCTAAACAGCTACTAACCAAATGATAGTTAGTGCGTTACTTCTTATCCCCCAGCCTGTTTGGCTCCGAATAAAATCAGCACAAGTTGTCGTGTGAGTGACATCGAGACAGGCTATAGAGAGAGTAGACGCAATAAATTTTTACCAAGTATGCTACCATCTTGCCCATCAAAACACCTGCCTATCATTCGTTATTTTCATGGCTATATGAAATAGGCGTTCAGTAAATATACAAATTTATATTTCGCCATAAAAACAATTAAAATCATGTATTTATGGTGAAATTCGTGCATTTTTAAATTAAAAATTAGGATACTTCTTAAAACGCATGAACGCAACCGCGTTGCCCGTCGTATAGGGAAAATGAGAGGAGACGAAGAACGGAGAATGTACCAGGATTTGTTGAATAAATCGAACTTTTGGCCGGCACGAGGATCAGATCACTCTCCTTATGTCAAAATAGCGACATTCCGTGGCCCAGCAAAAGTTCAACATCACCAACTGGAAGGCTTACACAAACGCCCTTATCACTCGGGGTTCACTCACTTGCTGGGGGGATGAAACGGCACTTCACGCCTGGTACTGCGAGGCAAAACCTTCTCTGCGTGGTCGCCCACCACATTATTCCGATATGGCAATCACCAGCGTATTGATGCTGAAACGGATTTTCGGCCTGACACTGCGCGCCCTCCAAGGCTTCGTCGACTCCATTGTCACACTGATTAAAGTGCTGTTGAACTGCCCGGACGACACCTGTATCAGTAAGCGGGCGAAGTCCGGCCATGTCCCGTTTAAAACCGCAACGCCGGGTGAAATTGCGCACCTCGTTATCGACTCTAGCGGGCTC includes:
- a CDS encoding class I SAM-dependent methyltransferase yields the protein MKDSFYSSFENKHRGSSESIKERLNVYMPFIEPLKDIYLGETLIDLGCGRGEWLEIMQSIGFDGIGIDHDEGMLSYCRDLGLNVKTSDVISIFGEHG
- the cpsG gene encoding phosphomannomutase CpsG, which gives rise to MNSLTCFKAYDIRGQLGEELNEDIAYRIGRAYGKYLKPLSVIVGGDVRLTSEALKLALANGLQDAGADVYDIGVSGTEEVYFATFHLGMDGGIEVTASHNPMNYNGMKLVRANAQPISGDTGLRAIKQLAQENAFPPVAANKRGSYQQITILNEYVNHILSYIDTTALKPMKLVINSGNGAAGHVIDEIERRFKRDKIPVSFVKVHHQPDGNFPNGIPNPLLPECRDDTAKAVLAHQADMGIAFDGDFDRCFLFDEQGSFIEGYYIVGLLAQAFLHTNPGAKIIHDPRLSWNTIDIVNQAGGVPVMSKTGHAFIKERMRKEDAIYGGEMSAHHYFRDFAYCDSGMIPWLLVAALLSAKEKTLSQLVGDRIQAYPASGEINRELTDASQKIQDIRDVYEHDALRIDLTDGISIEFSDWQFNLRTSNTEQVVRLNVESRGNITLMNEKTIEILKFLGGK
- a CDS encoding mannose-1-phosphate guanylyltransferase/mannose-6-phosphate isomerase, whose product is MLLPVIMAGGTGSRLWPMSRELHPKQFLRLHSFHSMLQETLNRLDGIEISEPVVICNQDHRFMVAEQLRQIDMLSHNIILEPVGRNTAPAIALAALSALAQGHDPIMLVLAADHIIKDIEAFHAAIEAAQAFAAGQSLVTFGIVPTGPETGYGYIQRGESWGEHVSATCVKRFVEKPDLATAQNYVDSGEYFWNSGMFMFRAKRYLEELEKFRPDILAACQHALGYTGCDKNFINVKQDTFACCPDESIDYAVMEKTQDAVMIPLDAGWSDVGSWSALWEVSSKDEDDNALTGDIFLHNTHDCYINTDEKLVAAVGVDNLVIVNTKDAVLVVDKSKVQDVKKVVEYLKKHNRSEYRRHSEVYRQWGICDILIAKKRFCINRITVNPGEALSFQIHHHHTEHWVVLAGTARVTTGDKTFLLTENQSTFIPIGVVHRLENPGNIPLELIEVQAGFYLGKDDIILIKDHYGRC